In Pseudomonas sp. R76, one genomic interval encodes:
- a CDS encoding aminotransferase-like domain-containing protein, whose translation MTLYVNLAELLGTRIEQGFYRPGDRLPSVRALSVEHGVSLSTVQQAYRLLEDNGLAMPKPKSGYFVPVGRELPALPEVGRPAQRPVEISQWDQVLELIRAVPRKDVIQMGRGMPDVLSPTLKPLLRSLARVSRRQDLPGLYYDNILGCMELREQIARLSLDSGCQLTAEDIVITTGCHEALSASIHAICEPGDIVAVDSPSFHGAMQTLKGLGMKALEIPTDPLTGISLEALELALEQWPIKVIQLTPNCNNPLGYIMPEARKRALLTLAQRFDVAIIEDDVYGELAYSYPRPRTIKSFDEDGRVLLCSSFSKTLAPGLRIGWVAPGRYLERVLHMKYISTGSTATQPQIAIAEFLKNGHFEPHLRRMRTQYQRNRDLMLDWVSRYFPAGTRASRPQGSFMLWVELPEGFDTLKLNRVLVEQGVQVAVGSIFSASGKYRNCLRMNYAAKPTPQIEEAVRKVGAAAIKMLAEAAD comes from the coding sequence ATGACCCTTTACGTCAACCTCGCCGAATTGCTGGGCACGCGCATCGAACAGGGCTTTTATCGCCCCGGCGATCGCCTGCCCTCGGTGCGCGCCTTGAGCGTGGAACACGGGGTCAGCCTGAGCACCGTGCAACAAGCCTATCGTTTGCTGGAAGACAACGGCCTGGCGATGCCCAAGCCCAAGTCCGGTTACTTTGTGCCGGTCGGGCGCGAGCTGCCGGCGCTGCCCGAAGTAGGCCGCCCGGCCCAGCGGCCAGTGGAAATTTCGCAATGGGACCAGGTGCTGGAACTGATACGTGCAGTGCCGCGCAAAGACGTCATACAGATGGGCCGAGGCATGCCGGATGTATTGTCGCCGACCCTGAAACCCTTGCTGCGCAGCCTTGCACGGGTGAGTCGTCGTCAGGACTTGCCGGGGCTGTATTACGACAACATCCTCGGCTGTATGGAGTTGCGCGAACAAATTGCACGACTGTCATTGGATTCCGGCTGCCAGCTGACGGCCGAAGACATCGTGATCACCACGGGTTGCCACGAGGCGCTGTCCGCCAGCATCCACGCGATTTGCGAGCCGGGCGATATCGTCGCCGTGGACTCGCCAAGCTTTCACGGCGCCATGCAGACCCTCAAGGGCCTGGGCATGAAGGCCCTGGAAATCCCGACCGACCCGCTCACCGGCATCAGCCTCGAAGCGCTCGAGCTGGCGCTGGAGCAGTGGCCGATCAAGGTCATCCAGCTGACGCCCAACTGCAATAACCCCTTGGGCTACATCATGCCGGAGGCGCGCAAACGTGCGTTGCTGACGCTGGCGCAGCGCTTTGACGTGGCGATCATCGAAGACGATGTGTATGGCGAATTGGCCTACAGCTACCCACGCCCGCGCACGATCAAATCCTTCGACGAAGACGGCCGCGTGTTGCTGTGCAGCTCGTTCTCGAAAACCCTCGCGCCCGGTTTACGCATTGGTTGGGTAGCGCCCGGTCGCTACCTGGAGCGGGTGCTGCACATGAAATACATCAGCACCGGCTCGACCGCGACCCAACCACAGATTGCCATCGCCGAATTCCTCAAGAACGGCCACTTCGAACCGCATTTGCGGCGGATGCGCACTCAATACCAGCGTAATCGCGACTTGATGCTCGACTGGGTCAGCCGCTACTTCCCGGCCGGCACACGTGCCAGCCGACCTCAAGGCAGCTTTATGCTGTGGGTCGAGTTGCCGGAAGGCTTCGACACCCTCAAGCTCAATCGCGTACTGGTGGAGCAAGGCGTTCAGGTGGCGGTGGGCAGCATTTTTTCGGCCTCCGGCAAGTACCGCAATTGCCTGCGCATGAACTACGCTGCCAAGCCAACCCCACAGATTGAGGAAGCGGTACGCAAGGTCGGGGCCGCAGCCATCAAGATGCTCGCCGAGGCGGCAGACTGA
- a CDS encoding MFS transporter: protein MRWATYFAVLASVLSVGLALGVSMPLVSLRLEGWGYGSFAIGVMAAMPAFGVLLGAKVSSRMASWLGTANLMRLCLWAGAVSIGLLAILPSYPVWLVLRLMIGVILTIVFILGESWINQLVVEQWRGRLVALYGCSYALSQLSGPLLLGVLGTDHDYGFWVGVGLLMVAPLLLLGRSGAPTAESFSVTFSDLWRFCLSLPAIAWAVALFAAFEAMILTLLPVYCLQQGFTAEVALAMVSTVVVGDALLQLPIGALADYLPRRTLFLSCAVLLLVSSLAIPLLLHTPLIWPVWVIFGASAGGLFTLSLILIGERYRDDALVRANAHVAQLWGIGCLIGPLVAGAGSQWISGHALPWLMAAGALGLVVLLLRQGAFGAAQPA from the coding sequence ATGCGTTGGGCGACTTATTTCGCCGTCCTGGCCTCGGTACTCAGCGTTGGCCTGGCCCTGGGCGTCAGCATGCCGCTGGTGTCCCTGCGCCTGGAAGGCTGGGGCTATGGCAGTTTCGCTATCGGCGTCATGGCGGCAATGCCGGCTTTCGGCGTGCTGCTGGGCGCCAAGGTTTCCAGCCGGATGGCCTCATGGCTGGGCACCGCCAACCTGATGCGCCTGTGTTTGTGGGCGGGTGCCGTCTCCATCGGTTTGCTGGCAATCTTGCCCAGTTACCCGGTCTGGCTGGTGCTGCGGCTGATGATTGGGGTGATCCTGACCATCGTGTTTATCCTCGGCGAAAGCTGGATCAACCAGTTGGTGGTGGAGCAGTGGCGTGGCCGCCTGGTGGCGCTGTATGGCTGCAGTTATGCCTTGAGCCAACTGTCGGGGCCGTTGCTGCTGGGCGTGCTCGGCACCGACCATGATTACGGTTTCTGGGTCGGCGTTGGCTTGCTGATGGTTGCGCCGCTGCTGTTGCTTGGTCGTTCCGGCGCGCCGACCGCTGAATCCTTCAGTGTGACATTCAGTGATCTATGGCGCTTTTGCCTGAGCCTGCCGGCGATTGCCTGGGCGGTGGCGTTATTCGCTGCGTTCGAAGCGATGATCCTGACGCTGCTGCCGGTGTATTGCCTGCAACAAGGGTTTACGGCCGAGGTTGCCTTGGCCATGGTCAGCACCGTGGTGGTCGGCGACGCATTGCTGCAATTGCCCATCGGCGCTTTGGCTGATTACCTGCCGCGTCGCACGCTGTTCTTGAGCTGTGCGGTGTTGCTGCTGGTGTCGAGCCTGGCGATTCCGCTGTTATTGCACACGCCACTGATCTGGCCGGTGTGGGTGATCTTCGGCGCCAGCGCCGGTGGGTTGTTCACCTTGTCGCTGATTTTGATCGGCGAGCGTTACCGCGACGATGCGCTGGTACGCGCGAATGCCCACGTGGCGCAGCTGTGGGGCATCGGCTGCCTGATTGGGCCGCTGGTGGCGGGCGCGGGCAGCCAGTGGATCAGCGGGCATGCATTGCCGTGGCTGATGGCGGCGGGAGCGTTGGGATTGGTGGTGTTGCTGCTGCGCCAGGGCGCATTCGGTGCCGCCCAGCCTGCTTGA
- a CDS encoding DUF1127 domain-containing protein: MSGISDVRLMLHSQELQAGQERATAPRDINRWSLFWHRRHTRKALLHLTHEQLRDVGLTAEQARQEGLKPFWRD, from the coding sequence ATGAGCGGCATAAGCGATGTGCGTCTGATGTTACACAGTCAGGAATTGCAGGCAGGGCAGGAGCGGGCGACGGCGCCGCGGGATATCAACCGCTGGAGTCTGTTCTGGCATCGCCGCCACACGCGCAAGGCTTTGCTGCATTTGACCCACGAGCAACTGCGCGACGTTGGGCTGACCGCCGAACAAGCGCGCCAGGAAGGCCTCAAACCGTTCTGGCGCGACTGA
- a CDS encoding phospholipase D family protein — translation MIRRLLPFFLLAALALGGCATVDSPRIPSDALPAAQSSFGRSIQAQAAPHQGRSGFRLLPNSSEAFMARAELIRNAQSSLDLQYYIVHDGISTRMLVDELLKAADRGVRIRILLDDTTSDGLDQVIATLAAHPQIEIRLFNPLHLGRSTGVTRAMGRLFNLSLQHRRMHNKLWLADNSVAIVGGRNLGDEYFDAEPNLNFTDIDMLSVGPVAEQLGHSFDQYWNSALSKPIDDFVSTAPSKRDLAAARVRLQDSLAESRQQNHALYNRLRTYQTQPRMDIWRRELIWAWNQALWDAPSKVLAKADPDPRLLLTTQLAPELEGVNHELIMISAYFVPGQPGLVYLTGRADAGVSVSLLTNSLEATDVPAVHGGYAPYRKALLEHGVKLYELRRQPGDPSAGSGPHLFRRGAFHGSDSSLHSKAMIFDREKSFIGSFNFDPRSVLWNTEVGVLVDSPELAEHVRNLALQGMAPALSYEAKLQDGQVVWVTEDNGQLHTLTHEPGSWWRRFNAWFATSVGLERML, via the coding sequence ATGATTCGACGGCTTTTACCGTTTTTCCTGTTGGCCGCCCTGGCGCTGGGCGGCTGCGCTACGGTCGACAGCCCGCGCATTCCCAGTGACGCGTTGCCCGCCGCGCAATCGTCGTTCGGCCGTTCGATCCAGGCCCAGGCGGCGCCCCATCAAGGTCGCTCGGGCTTTCGCCTGCTGCCCAACAGCAGCGAAGCCTTCATGGCCCGCGCCGAGCTGATCCGCAACGCCCAGAGCAGCCTCGACCTGCAGTACTACATCGTGCACGACGGCATCAGCACGCGCATGCTTGTGGACGAACTGCTCAAGGCCGCCGACCGTGGCGTGCGCATCCGCATCCTGCTGGACGACACCACCAGCGACGGTCTCGACCAAGTCATCGCCACCCTCGCCGCCCACCCGCAAATCGAAATTCGCCTGTTCAATCCGCTGCACTTGGGCCGCAGCACCGGCGTGACGCGGGCCATGGGCCGCTTGTTCAACCTGTCGCTGCAACATCGGCGCATGCACAACAAGCTGTGGCTGGCGGATAACAGCGTGGCCATCGTCGGCGGGCGTAACCTGGGCGATGAGTATTTCGATGCCGAGCCCAACCTGAATTTCACCGACATCGACATGCTCAGCGTGGGGCCGGTGGCTGAACAGCTCGGCCACAGTTTTGATCAGTACTGGAACAGCGCGCTGAGCAAGCCGATTGATGACTTCGTCTCCACCGCCCCGTCCAAACGAGACCTGGCCGCCGCACGTGTACGCCTGCAAGACTCGCTGGCCGAATCACGCCAACAGAACCACGCCCTGTATAACCGCTTGCGCACCTACCAAACCCAGCCGCGCATGGACATCTGGCGGCGCGAGCTGATTTGGGCCTGGAACCAGGCGCTGTGGGATGCGCCGAGCAAGGTGCTGGCCAAGGCCGACCCGGACCCGCGATTGCTGCTCACCACCCAACTGGCGCCGGAGCTGGAAGGCGTCAACCATGAGCTGATCATGATTTCAGCGTACTTCGTGCCGGGGCAGCCTGGGCTGGTGTACCTGACCGGCCGCGCCGATGCGGGGGTGTCGGTGAGTTTGCTGACCAACTCCCTCGAAGCCACGGATGTACCGGCGGTGCACGGCGGCTATGCGCCGTATCGCAAGGCATTGCTCGAACATGGCGTAAAACTCTATGAACTGCGCCGCCAGCCCGGCGACCCGAGTGCAGGCAGCGGCCCGCACCTGTTTCGCCGGGGCGCGTTCCACGGCTCGGACTCCAGCCTGCACAGCAAGGCGATGATCTTTGATCGGGAGAAGTCGTTTATTGGCTCGTTCAATTTCGACCCGCGCTCGGTGCTGTGGAACACCGAGGTCGGCGTGCTGGTGGACAGCCCCGAGCTGGCGGAACACGTGCGCAACCTGGCGCTGCAAGGCATGGCGCCAGCGTTGAGCTATGAGGCGAAATTGCAGGACGGCCAGGTGGTGTGGGTTACCGAGGATAACGGCCAATTGCACACGCTGACCCATGAGCCCGGCAGTTGGTGGCGCCGGTTTAATGCCTGGTTTGCTACTTCAGTCGGCCTGGAACGGATGCTCTAA